In Colletotrichum higginsianum IMI 349063 chromosome 1, whole genome shotgun sequence, the DNA window TTTTGACGCCAAGGAAGGCCATCGAACCGTTGACCAACAACAGGGTGTTTGCGCCACGCTCTAGGCTTCAGTTGCTTGAGAAAATTGTCAACACCTTCTTCTTTGACTCATCCTGGTGGGGAAAAATATACCTACCTGCCTTGCTTCTAATGGCTTGAGGTCCCTAGAGGGGTAGAAGCTGGCTGCGCCACACCTGTGCGTGAGACATTGTCAAGGATCATAAGAGTCACAGGCTCAATCGGGCATCTATGACTGTCTTGGCTTAGAGGATGCAGTCAGGCCCTTGAATCAGACTTGCGTGGCTGCTTGCGTTACTTGGATCTTCGGATTGCGTTCGAGCCTGAAGCAGGGCCAGCCGCCCATCAAGGAAAGGATATCGAGGGGAGACTTGCGTCGCTTGGACCAACTACCAAAGTAGAAAACTGCGAGTCCGATAGCCATTGGGCGGTTTCCTGGAGGATGTTGACCTGCTATCTTGGAACGCCGGACACGTGGTTCTCGCTTGCTAGGGGTCGATCATGATGATAtgtttcttcctctttcccAGCCTTGACATCTAATAGTCTTATTCCACTTGCTACAGCAGTTTCCCCAGAACTAACTACCCTTATGGCACTTCAAAACGTTGATATATCGGTGGTATTCATATAACATTTCTGCTAGTCTGGCTGCTTCAGTCAACCTCCTGGTTGGGTGTTCTCAGTGGACTCTAGGGGAAGCTTCCTCATTCCCAACTAACGAATGAAACCTTGGGTGATTTGTATCGAGGCTTCGGTCCCATGCTCGCAAGTGGTATCTCTTGCAAGTTTCAACATGAAAAGAACACTAGACGATTCAAAACATTGCGTGTATCTCGCCACAACCCCACAAAAATCAACAAATATAGGCTTGCAAGCTCTCATCATGAGAAAATAGACAAATGCAGGCCAATGGTATCAATCCATAACTCAGTACCACAGCGCTTTGTTCCAGAACTTGGCCTGGTCGTTGGCCAGGTCATCGTTGTCAAGGTAGAAGGTAGTGTTGAAGACGATCTGAGTGCCGGCAGTCGACGAGTTGTACTGGGGCCACTCGAGTTTGTCCTCGGGCCAGAGGGTGTTGGGGTTCCCCGTCAGGACGAAGGACAGCAGATACTTCTGCATCATAACCTGGATTCTCGTCAGCTGGAATCCTGGGTCGAGTTGGAACATCACACTTACGGCAATCGTAGCGTTGACGGAGCTGGAGCCACCGggcccgccatcgccgccagaCGGGGGCCCGCCAGCgctcgaagaggaggaagaagatgcgGCTGTGGAGGTGGTCGTGGAGTTCGAGGCAGTCGTGTTGGAGGTGGCGGACCCGGTGCTGTCGCTGGACGAAGAGCTGGACAGCGAATAAGTGCTGTACCCTGCCTGAATGTTAGATGCCCTGTCTGGTCCGGTGGCTTTGAAGAAAATCGAGCTTACAGTAATAGCTTTGGTCAGTGCCGTGAGTGGCAGAGTCGAGGGCAACCATGCCGTTCCAGGTCTGGTTGTCCATGGCATGGGTGAGAGCAAGGTTATGGGCCGTGAGGTCAAAGTGCTGCTTCATATCGGAGAAGCGCAGGCCGGGAGAGGTGTAGTCGTCCTCGGGGTACAGAGCCaggatctcgtcgacgacgctgtCCTCAATGGCGGGGAAGAAGATGCGGAGGTAAgcggcgacgtcctcggtCGTGTTAACGCCGGTGTAGGCCTGGCCGTTGGCCTCGTGCTGCTCGTGcgtggcgacgacggggccggtgAAGTTGAAGCGGCCCTGGTATAGCTGGGCCTCGTAGGTGTCGGCGATGATGTCGCCGTCAACACGGGGCTGGAATTGGTAGTCGTAGGTATCCacgatggtggtggcggcggtgttgaGAGTGTCAAAGTCGATGCCGCGCATACATTCGAGGCTTCCACCAGGACAACCAGCTTCAGAGGAAACGTTCAGCCAGAACGCCTTGAGGTTTTTTATGTTAGTTCGTGGACGGTCTCATGGGGAAGAGGGGCCTCCATTTCAACATACCTCGGCGTGCTGATGGCCAGCTCCAGGGACGAAGCCGGGAGACATGACATAGGCGCGTTGGTAGAGCTGCTCAGCATGGCCAGCAAAGCGCTAGAAATGGAGTCAGCTTCCAAGATCAGCACCGAAAAAGAGGCTCCAGCTCACAGTCATTTGGAACAGAGTCTGAGATGCACCGGCCGAGAAACCGACAGCCGTGATCTGGTCGgggtcgccgccgaagctGCCGATGTACTTCTTGGTCCACTCGAAGGCCGCCGAAACATCCCAGATAGCAGTGTTGGACGTGCCGCCCTCGTGCAGGAAGGTCGGGCCGTTGGCGAGACCGGTCATGCCGAGGCGGTAGTTGTacgcgacgaagacgaagtcCGTCGACAGGTCGAAGAGGCCCTCGGGCGTGTTCTCCGActtgctgccgccggtgaagccgccgccgtaaGTCCAGACCATCACCGGCAGAttcttgccctcggcgttggcgggcGTCCAGACGTCTACGTACAAGCAGTCCTCCTTGGAGCTACAGGCGACGTCGGCCGAGGCCAGGTCGCCGGTGTTGATCTCCGTCTCGAcaggcggcggctggggctTGGCCCATCGGAGGTCGCCGGTGGGTACGGCGGCGAACCGGATGTTCTGGTACTTGTAGTAGCCGACGGAGTCAttgccggcggtggcgacgacggtaCAGTAGTCGAGGGTCACGGACGGGAGGGTGCTGGAACCAGACGTTGCTGTTGGGCCCGGAGTAGTGGTCTGGCCCATAGCCGCGGAGGCCGCTATCAGCAGAGATGAATGGCTCAACTTCATGGTTGTTAAATAGGTAGCGATCGTAGCGGGTGGTTGTATGGCGTTGTCATTATGTTCTCCTTGCAGTCGGCATCCTTGGATACTTATATAACACTTTCGACTTCCATTTCGCAAAGCTCTTCCTTCTTGCACGGCAGTCTCCGATCACGCCCACAAGAAGGACGCGTCTCCTGAGCCCAGGGACGTTTCCTTCCTCTGAGCCTCATTCGCAAGCGGTATACGTCAGAAGCCAGAAATAAGGACCATGTCGACGAACCCGCGTCGTGGGGAAGATGGGTCCCGATGTTGTTTATAGAAGCCGAAACAAACCCTCGATTGGTTCGCATTAGCCCCACAAGGCGAGGTGGTGAGATGAACGGTTCGGATGGCTCAGGTTCATGAATCGTCCCCCAAGTCATTTAACCCTCTAGCGCAGGAACATGTCACCGTTCTTGAAATTGCAGTGCCCCGAAAGGAAATGCATCCACAAATTGCAAAGAGTCCCGCGATCTTGCTCAGGGGGATATCTGTACAGCTAGGAAGTTGGTGGCAATATTCAGTATTGCCTTACGGAGTGTGGGGGTGGGGTTGAAGCAGCGAGAGCAGATGTGATGATGCTTTTGACCAATATCTAGCCATTTGATGCTAGGTGAGCTGATTGAGTCTGATAGTGCCCGTTCATTATTGTCACAATTGTTTTCAACGACGGTTTGAGTGGTGGTTCGCATTTCTTTTCCAGTTTTCAAGCCCTTATATCATGTTCAGAGGCCAGAGTGACCCTTCTCTGTTGTGAGATGCGGGAGGTGGTGGTTTCTCCTGCTTCGTTTCCACAAAGCTTAGAGTTAATCCATGGAAACTGCGTATGTAGGCTGTTCGGCTTGTATCCGGAATCTTCTCCATCATTCATCTGTCTCTCATAGAAGAAGGGCAGAGATACTCTGCTTCCATTTCCCGCTGTCCTGCTACCGGTCCCAAGAGTTTAAATCTTATCTGTTTAGGATAATAACTTTTGACTTTCAGCAGTCAAAAATGATTCGACGATCCCTTACGCACTTTCAAACTGCACCTCTTGATAGGCAGTATGAAGCCTTGTTCAGTAAAGATGGGGAAATTGACTGTATGTCGCAAGATTTGATATGAGGTGGTTCAGCTAAGGAAGTTTCATATACTTGCTCATCCTTATCCCTCTGCTTACTCATTTCTCGCACCACCCCGTAGGCTGACCCAGGGCCTTGCATTTGTCGACGAATAACGGCTCGTTGATATCAATCATAATCTGGCACCTGGTGGGATAAGGACCAACTAATGCGGACAGAAGCCCTAACAGTTACTGGCTTGAAGTATGTAAAGGAAGGTGGCTACAGGTGAGTGCTTACCGACAGCGCCATAATCAGGGCAGGCAGTCTTGGGGTGTCAGGGTCACTAACAAGCGCTGAATAGGTGTCTCTGCCGCAGTAGCAGTTCTTAATGTCGTCCAGACGCTTAGTATGGTCGACTGGGGCGGCAGCGACAATACTAGCGAAGCCCCTACAGACACATGTTGTTAGCCAAGTCGCCCTGCGATGAAGAGACGTCGCGGTCTTTGCGTGGTTGACGGACAAAAAGGTTACAACAGTACTAAGGCAGAAGATTATGGATAGATGAATTTGGGTGATGATGAGTGAAAGAATGGGCTGTCTGGTTGTGAGATCTGGCCAGTGATTTGGATACTTGTGAGCCGGGAGACCGCCGCTATATACATTCATGGCATGCTTCAATTAGGAAGCCTGGAGGCAGATGATGTGTATAAAAGATGAGCTGGGATGGCCTACTTGTTCTTATACACGGTCTCGGCTCCATGGTGATTAACAAAAATTGTGCTGAATGTCCATCGCAGGGTTAGAACGTCCAATATCCGGCTACtggatcttggcctcggACCTATCCGCAATACGGATCTTATGGGCCTGATGTGGGCCAAGTCTACCGCATAAGGGTATATATGCGACGTTTCGGACACAGCCTTccaggtctgtgatgcctATGGCCTCGCAGCCATGTTATTGTGACGGCCTCACCGAACATGCGGCCTCAAAGCACCTTCGCGACCATTACCGGTCAAACTTGGGCTTTGTTCTCGCTTTATGGGTCCCACTAGTAGTATTTCTGGTCCGCCACGCTTAAATCAAGCAAAATCAAGACTGGCAGGTATTGGTGAGCGAGGGGTAGGTGACTGGTTGTTGCGCAAGGATTTCTTACTGACGTAGGGGTTGAGACAAATTGACCATACATATACCACAGTTATTTCAATAAGCTTCTGTAATTTACAATGAACCACTGTGCTGGCGTTCTTCCAGCTTCATTCATTCCCAGTACCCCCGCCCGGACCGAAGCAATCGCCTTCACGCACCCTCAAGATGGGTCGccttctcgcccttctcCGAGTTGAATTCCTGTGGCATCGCGATAGGTCTCGTCTTGGCGTACTTCACGGTGGCCATAATCGAGGGCGACTCGCGGAAAAGCAGATCAATCTCCTCAAGGTTACGACCCGTCGTCtcggggaagaagaagtacaCCGTAACGGGCATAGcagcggcgatgacggcgtaCACGATGTAGTAGCGCCAGCCGATGGTGTTTAGGGCTACCGGGGTGACCATGATGACCAGGAAGTTGAAAAGCCAGTGGTTGGCGGTCGAGATGGAAGACATGGCCATGCGCAGGCGAAGGGGTGCCACTTCCGTGCAGTAGAGGTAGTTGGCGCCCATGAGACCGATGGGGATCCACGTGTTGTAGAgaaagatgaagaaggccgcgGCAATCTGGGCCGGGTAGTTGTCTGTTCCAAAAGAcgtggcgacggcgagggcgatcATGCAGAGCGACATTCCCGTGCCGCTGACGATGAAGGCAGCACGGCGACCGAAGCGGTCGATGGTAAAGAAGGCGATGAAGGAGGCACAGAACTTCCATGTCAAAGTGCCGCCACTGAGGATGCGAGAGTATTGGCTGGATAACCCGAGACCCTGCTGGAATAGGATTGGGGCGTAAACGCTGACCAGGTTGGAACCGCTGGTGGAGGAAACGTTTCTGTTAGTTACGTCCGTTCCAAATGCCTACGTTGGATTGGGGAAAACCTACGCCATCTGTTGGAAGAACTGGAGCGACATGCAGAGACAGAATCGATACAGGAGTTTGTCCTCGCCCATCTTCAAAACATCCTTCAAGGAGACCTGAGTGCCCTTGGTCTCTTCGAGGGAAAATTCGATTCCGGAAAGCTCGGCCTGTACCTCGAGAGAATCTGCCGGAAGTGACTTCAGAACGGAGATGACGAAGCGTGCTTGTTCGTTCTTCCCCTTCATGACCAGCCAGCGCGGCGATTCTGGGAAGAAGTAAATCGAGACCATGAGAAcaatggagaagaagacggcgatggccaGGGGCGGCCGCCACGTGATGGGACCGGAATGGAATTGGAAGAAGCCGAGATCGATCCACGACTCGAGCATGTAACCGACGCACATGAAGACTCCGGATATGACGACTTGACGGCCACGGTTCGCTGCGGCGGATGTTTCGGACTGCCAGACCGGGACGATGGAGCTGAGctggccgatgccgaggccggtgAGGACACGTCCCACGACGAACTGCGGCAGACCGAAGGAGGCCGCCATAAGGACTTCGCCGATGAGCGTGAGgatggacgagaagaagatgatgttTCGACGCCCGTAGACGTCTCCGGTCCACGAGCAGGAAAGCGAGCCGATGGTGGCGCCGATCGTGAAGGTAGCAACGACGAGTCCCTGCAGCGTCGAGTTGCGAGATTTTTCGTCCCCGGAGGTGTTGACGGTGTCGATCTCGGGGAACGTCTTGACCCAGTCCGCCTCGGTcagcaggccgccgacgacgccgatgtTGTAGCCGTAAAGAATGAAGCTGGGcgcgatgatgaggaggatcCTGAGGTTGTTGAGGGCGTTGCCGGTGAGGCCGAAGTATTTCTTGGAACCCATGGTTCCTTGCTGTGTATCGTGACGACAACACACTTCAGAGATGGGAGGAAAAGACGAAAGCAGAGGGCGGGAGGGAACACAAACGCTCTGGTCTCTCTGCTACTCCCGTTTCCCATGGGGAAGGGAGAGCAAGCGTCTTTTAGCCTCTTGACGCATTTGCGGCCCCACGGGCGGTTAGATAACTCCATCGTGGAGCCGTGTGTGGGAGGATGCGGAGGTATCCAATTCCTTCCGTTGCGCCCCATGGAGGAGTACGCGGAGTCGTGGGGATCGGCCGACCtgtttgggggggagggtgagagggggagagaaaggggggatGATCTTGAGCTGCATAGACTGGCCACTGATCCACTTGTAAAGAGGTCTGACGACTCAACAGGCTTGTAAAGGCAACTGTATGGCTTACACACATGTCTAAAGGGCCGAATCTCATGGGTTGTACACAATCTGTGTGGTGTGGGGTTACGGATTGTTCCAAGTTTCCGGCCGTAAACATGCTACACGAGGGTATACCGAAGAGGTGTGGAAGCCGTCGCTGGATGCGGGACACACCAGTCATTCCAGGTCCCATTCATGATTGTACATTGAACAGACCCTTATGCCAAGCTTTTTCATCTCCGCAAAACCCCAGAATGTGCACGTTGTTCATCATGTTCGGATGGGACCGACGACGATTCCTTGGCGTGGAACTCACAGCTGCGACATGGTATACGATATCCGATAGAGAAGATGTCTGTGAGTGTGGTGTAGCAAGTCACACAAGAACTCATCATTGACAACGTCGGTCTAACGGCATTCCCTCGTGTACTTCTACCTCGGCTTCAGGTTTAGACAGGCTGCTGTCATCATCAAAGTGATGCAGAGCGTGCAAAGCTAGAGATGCCTTGCATTCAGATTGACAAACAAACGGAACTTCGGCAGATAATCGCCACCGGTGTATGAGTACTCGTCACCGAGAGTAGTAATCCCCTCGAAAGAAGGCCCATCAAGCAGCAGTTGATGGTATGACAAGCATCCGGGAACAGCCCGGGAGTGTGCTTTGCCTGCTTACATGTATTCGCGAGAGGCACGACTTTCGACCTGCCGCTTCCGTTGCCGCCGGCTTCCATCACGAAGAACCGCTTTAATCGAGCCATTTTCGGTGGAGAAAGCGCGGGATCCAAAGCGCGAGTCAACATCATCCGCGGTGTTTCGCTAGGCCGCCAAGCGGCATTTGTCCGCCGAGGGGGTTTGACCTTGTCCGAGGCGTATCGTTCCCCCGACGAGAGAATCGCCTGTAGACTTTTTTTTATCAATGAAACATCAACGCAGGCTGTTTGACCTGCTGCTCTTACAGCACAACTTGCGATGTTGAGGTTTGTTTCTCGATGAGATGCGGGTAGAATCTCAGTTAATCAAGACGACAAGCGTACAAGATTTGTTAGTGGCTTGGTAAATCTTAGCAGCAAGCCAAGGTCGACCGCCAATAAAGTTTGGCATCGGCCAAGAAACGCCTCAATCATTGCAGAGCCTCAGCGGTCACGGCGGAATGCAACCCCCCGTGGACACTTGCGGCAATGAACTGCACCGGCAGACAGGCTTGTCGCGGATATCCAAGACCA includes these proteins:
- a CDS encoding Esterase, encoding MKLSHSSLLIAASAAMGQTTTPGPTATSGSSTLPSVTLDYCTVVATAGNDSVGYYKYQNIRFAAVPTGDLRWAKPQPPPVETEINTGDLASADVACSSKEDCLYVDVWTPANAEGKNLPVMVWTYGGGFTGGSKSENTPEGLFDLSTDFVFVAYNYRLGMTGLANGPTFLHEGGTSNTAIWDVSAAFEWTKKYIGSFGGDPDQITAVGFSAGASQTLFQMTRFAGHAEQLYQRAYVMSPGFVPGAGHQHAEAFWLNVSSEAGCPGGSLECMRGIDFDTLNTAATTIVDTYDYQFQPRVDGDIIADTYEAQLYQGRFNFTGPVVATHEQHEANGQAYTGVNTTEDVAAYLRIFFPAIEDSVVDEILALYPEDDYTSPGLRFSDMKQHFDLTAHNLALTHAMDNQTWNGMVALDSATHGTDQSYYWYSTYSLSSSSSSDSTGSATSNTTASNSTTTSTAASSSSSSSAGGPPSGGDGGPGGSSSVNATIAVMMQKYLLSFVLTGNPNTLWPEDKLEWPQYNSSTAGTQIVFNTTFYLDNDDLANDQAKFWNKALWY
- a CDS encoding Hexose carrier protein; translated protein: MGSKKYFGLTGNALNNLRILLIIAPSFILYGYNIGVVGGLLTEADWVKTFPEIDTVNTSGDEKSRNSTLQGLVVATFTIGATIGSLSCSWTGDVYGRRNIIFFSSILTLIGEVLMAASFGLPQFVVGRVLTGLGIGQLSSIVPVWQSETSAAANRGRQVVISGVFMCVGYMLESWIDLGFFQFHSGPITWRPPLAIAVFFSIVLMVSIYFFPESPRWLVMKGKNEQARFVISVLKSLPADSLEVQAELSGIEFSLEETKGTQVSLKDVLKMGEDKLLYRFCLCMSLQFFQQMANVSSTSGSNLVSVYAPILFQQGLGLSSQYSRILSGGTLTWKFCASFIAFFTIDRFGRRAAFIVSGTGMSLCMIALAVATSFGTDNYPAQIAAAFFIFLYNTWIPIGLMGANYLYCTEVAPLRLRMAMSSISTANHWLFNFLVIMVTPVALNTIGWRYYIVYAVIAAAMPVTVYFFFPETTGRNLEEIDLLFRESPSIMATVKYAKTRPIAMPQEFNSEKGEKATHLEGA